One segment of Nostoc flagelliforme CCNUN1 DNA contains the following:
- a CDS encoding alpha/beta hydrolase, which yields MIDHSDRVVSRREGTFQGVGGLDLYYQSWYPEGKVRAILAILHGLGGHSDRYNNIVQHLLPKQYAVYALDLRGHGRSSGQRGYINAWSEFCEDLGAFLQLIQTQNPGCPIFLLGHSLGGVIVLDYILRYPQQASVLQGAIALAPTLGKVGVSTIRVLLGKMLSRVWPRFTLNTGIDLSAGSRDQQVLAASAQDTLRHTLATARLATEFFATVDWINAHAADWQLPLLILHGGADRVALPAGSDIFYQRVNCKDKLRIEYPGAYHEIQSDLNYREVLADLEDWLEQHLVSDKTHLVRGSGDL from the coding sequence ATGATTGACCATAGCGATCGCGTCGTGTCTCGTAGAGAAGGCACATTTCAGGGTGTTGGAGGACTCGACCTGTATTACCAAAGCTGGTATCCAGAGGGTAAAGTACGGGCAATATTAGCCATTTTGCATGGACTCGGAGGGCACAGCGATCGCTACAATAATATAGTTCAGCATTTGCTCCCCAAACAATATGCTGTCTATGCCTTAGATTTGCGTGGTCATGGACGCTCATCAGGTCAGCGAGGCTATATCAACGCTTGGAGTGAGTTTTGCGAAGACTTAGGAGCCTTTTTACAGTTAATTCAAACTCAGAATCCTGGATGCCCAATTTTTCTTTTGGGTCATAGTTTAGGCGGGGTGATTGTCTTAGATTATATTCTGCGCTATCCCCAACAAGCATCAGTTTTACAAGGTGCGATCGCTCTAGCGCCAACCTTGGGGAAAGTTGGGGTTTCAACTATTCGAGTGCTTTTAGGAAAAATGCTCTCACGGGTGTGGCCGCGTTTTACCCTGAATACAGGCATTGACCTGAGTGCTGGTTCACGGGATCAGCAGGTTTTAGCCGCATCTGCTCAGGATACACTGCGACATACCCTTGCTACTGCCCGTCTGGCTACAGAATTCTTTGCAACAGTTGATTGGATTAATGCTCACGCAGCTGATTGGCAATTACCATTGTTGATTCTCCACGGTGGTGCAGACCGAGTGGCTTTACCTGCGGGAAGCGACATCTTTTACCAACGGGTAAACTGCAAAGATAAGCTGAGAATCGAGTATCCGGGAGCCTATCACGAAATTCAGAGCGACCTCAATTATCGAGAGGTACTGGCTGATTTGGAAGATTGGTTGGAGCAACACTTAGTATCTGATAAAACGCATTTAGTACGGGGAAGCGGTGATTTATGA
- a CDS encoding plasmid segregation centromere-binding protein ParR, producing MFQWSKKVVKSVTFNPELADESLLAQVESYLEKQPDKTFSDLCKEALWQSLCVPESVQPAPQTAAATTPIEQQIGELQRQVAGLEERFFAKGSNRLEAMEHHLLQLSQQVAQLALIVNDRSFIQSPTQLEVVNNTSYTVATPPQEVDPVISRLSQFLDDF from the coding sequence ATGTTCCAATGGTCAAAAAAGGTAGTTAAATCCGTCACGTTCAACCCAGAGCTTGCTGATGAAAGCTTGTTAGCGCAAGTAGAAAGTTATTTGGAAAAACAACCAGACAAGACTTTCAGCGACCTCTGTAAAGAAGCCTTATGGCAATCTTTATGTGTACCGGAATCTGTACAACCTGCTCCACAAACAGCAGCAGCAACAACACCGATTGAACAGCAAATCGGTGAACTGCAACGTCAAGTGGCTGGACTTGAGGAACGTTTTTTTGCCAAGGGATCTAATCGTTTGGAGGCGATGGAACACCATCTACTGCAACTTTCTCAACAAGTTGCACAACTGGCGCTCATTGTCAATGATCGATCGTTCATTCAGTCTCCAACTCAATTAGAAGTAGTAAATAATACTTCTTATACTGTTGCTACCCCTCCTCAAGAGGTTGACCCCGTAATCAGTCGCCTTAGTCAGTTTCTCGATGATTTTTAA
- a CDS encoding ParM/StbA family protein, which translates to MTDQPSAATPINAAAIPMNRVSASTPINAVNNTPPKTGGVPGKTILSVDLGRTSTKTCVSREPGNVVFVPANVKQMSIEQVRGGVFEARATDPLMDLWLEYQGNGYAVGQLAADFGANLGVGQSKVEAALVKVLASAGYFKLRDDISVVLGLPFLSLEQFEKEKAQLISQVGGPHVLNFRGESISLNVSKVWVMPEGYGSLLWSEAQPKKSPGSPDFTKISVAIVDIGHQTVDLLMVDNFRFARGASKSEDFGMNKFYELVSAEIEGADSQSLALISAVNKPRGERYYRPKGASKPTNLDDFLPNLTEMFSREICSRVLAWLPERVTDVILTGGGGEFFWDDVQRLLKEAKINAHLAAPSRQANALGQYIYGEAQLSSNRAARA; encoded by the coding sequence ATGACAGACCAACCTTCCGCCGCTACCCCCATCAATGCTGCTGCTATACCCATGAATAGAGTATCAGCATCGACTCCCATCAATGCTGTTAATAATACTCCTCCCAAAACAGGTGGTGTTCCAGGGAAAACTATTCTCAGTGTTGATTTAGGCAGAACTTCCACAAAAACTTGTGTGAGTCGTGAACCCGGTAATGTGGTGTTTGTACCTGCCAACGTCAAGCAGATGTCAATTGAACAAGTACGCGGTGGTGTTTTTGAAGCCAGGGCTACTGACCCCTTAATGGATTTGTGGCTGGAGTATCAAGGAAATGGATATGCTGTTGGTCAACTAGCAGCCGATTTTGGAGCAAATCTAGGAGTTGGCCAATCTAAAGTAGAGGCTGCACTGGTAAAAGTGTTAGCAAGTGCTGGCTATTTCAAACTCAGAGACGATATCTCAGTCGTACTAGGTCTGCCTTTTCTTTCCTTAGAACAATTTGAAAAGGAAAAAGCCCAGTTGATTAGCCAAGTAGGCGGGCCTCATGTGTTGAACTTCCGAGGCGAATCTATATCGCTGAACGTCAGTAAGGTATGGGTAATGCCAGAAGGCTACGGCAGCCTGCTGTGGTCTGAAGCTCAACCAAAGAAAAGTCCTGGCAGTCCCGATTTTACTAAAATATCGGTGGCGATCGTTGATATTGGACATCAAACCGTCGATCTTTTGATGGTAGATAACTTCCGTTTTGCCAGAGGTGCTTCTAAGAGCGAAGACTTCGGTATGAACAAGTTTTATGAATTGGTGTCCGCCGAAATCGAGGGAGCAGATAGTCAATCTCTAGCTCTGATTTCCGCTGTGAACAAACCCAGAGGTGAACGCTATTACCGTCCTAAAGGCGCTAGCAAGCCCACCAACCTAGACGATTTTCTTCCCAACCTCACCGAGATGTTTTCGCGCGAAATCTGTAGCCGTGTGCTAGCCTGGTTGCCAGAACGTGTCACCGATGTGATTCTGACTGGCGGGGGTGGTGAGTTCTTCTGGGACGACGTTCAACGTTTGCTCAAAGAAGCAAAGATTAATGCTCATTTAGCAGCACCTTCACGACAGGCGAATGCTTTGGGGCAGTATATTTATGGAGAGGCACAATTATCCTCCAATCGCGCTGCTAGGGCATAA
- a CDS encoding DedA family protein — protein sequence MLEWITNTINYFGYWGIALLMFLENLFPPIPSELIMPLAGFTASPYQPGGAKLNIIGVFFAGLLGSVLGALIWYYPGKFLGETRLKAWADKYGKWLAISSKDITKAKEWFDRQGRKAVLIGRLVPGIRTLISVPAGISNMPLLPFLFYTTVGSAAWVGLLTYSGYALGSQYELVDKYLAPVSKIVLGGLVLAFVFWIFKRQLRRTRR from the coding sequence ATGCTTGAATGGATAACTAATACTATCAACTATTTTGGCTATTGGGGAATCGCCCTACTAATGTTCCTAGAGAACCTTTTTCCCCCCATTCCTTCAGAATTGATTATGCCACTGGCTGGATTTACAGCAAGTCCATATCAACCAGGGGGGGCAAAGCTAAATATCATTGGTGTCTTTTTCGCAGGACTTTTAGGTTCTGTATTGGGCGCACTTATTTGGTATTATCCAGGTAAGTTTTTGGGTGAAACCCGTTTGAAAGCTTGGGCTGACAAGTATGGCAAATGGCTCGCTATATCTAGTAAAGATATCACCAAGGCCAAAGAGTGGTTTGACCGACAAGGTAGAAAAGCAGTATTAATTGGTCGCCTTGTGCCAGGAATCCGCACCTTGATTTCTGTTCCCGCAGGGATCAGCAATATGCCCTTGCTGCCATTCTTATTTTATACAACAGTAGGTAGCGCGGCTTGGGTGGGTTTGCTAACATACTCAGGATACGCATTAGGTAGTCAGTATGAACTTGTGGACAAGTACCTTGCTCCTGTGTCCAAAATTGTACTTGGCGGTTTGGTTCTAGCATTTGTTTTTTGGATATTCAAGCGCCAGTTAAGACGTACTAGAAGATGA
- a CDS encoding SirB1 family protein, with protein MNLSSARQYFYQEIQQSDEQIDLAKAALYIAQEEYPKLDLEEYLNALDTMAWELQERLPDSRYPLRIVQSINQYLYEDLKFSGNKIDYYDPRNSFFNDVIDRRLGIPISLALVYLEVARRIDFPMVGVGMPGHFLIRPDIEDIEIFVDAFNGGEIIFAQDCEERLSQLYQQPVTLQPEFLAVVSNRQFLARMLTNLKFIYLKQQELEKTLAAVERILLLFPGLTLELRDRGLIYYQLGYYPQAVDDLQNYLAKVPDAEDASVIRRLLTELDKDG; from the coding sequence ATGAATTTATCGTCAGCACGACAATATTTTTACCAGGAGATTCAACAGTCTGACGAGCAAATTGACTTAGCAAAGGCAGCTTTGTATATTGCACAAGAAGAATATCCCAAGCTAGACCTAGAGGAATATCTCAACGCCCTTGATACAATGGCATGGGAGCTTCAAGAACGCCTGCCTGACTCACGATATCCTTTGCGGATAGTTCAAAGTATTAATCAGTATCTCTACGAAGACTTAAAGTTTTCTGGTAATAAAATTGACTATTACGACCCACGCAACAGCTTTTTCAATGATGTAATTGACCGTCGGCTAGGTATTCCTATTAGCTTGGCGTTGGTTTACCTGGAAGTTGCCAGACGGATCGATTTCCCAATGGTGGGTGTGGGGATGCCAGGACATTTCCTAATCCGCCCGGATATTGAAGATATAGAGATTTTTGTCGATGCCTTCAATGGTGGTGAAATAATATTTGCTCAAGATTGCGAGGAACGCCTGTCTCAACTTTACCAGCAACCTGTGACGCTACAACCAGAATTTTTAGCTGTAGTCAGTAATCGGCAATTTTTAGCACGGATGCTGACAAATTTAAAATTTATTTATCTCAAACAGCAAGAATTAGAAAAAACACTGGCAGCAGTTGAACGAATTTTGTTGCTGTTTCCTGGTTTAACTTTAGAGTTACGCGATCGCGGTCTGATCTATTATCAACTAGGTTACTACCCCCAAGCCGTAGACGACTTACAAAATTATTTAGCAAAAGTCCCCGATGCTGAGGATGCATCTGTGATTCGGCGGCTACTTACCGAATTGGATAAAGATGGGTAG
- a CDS encoding vWA domain-containing protein, translated as MILNPIKNLSKLAMSVVCSFGIAGLFTPSEARAASLITNVTPSGGLAEPGRYDVFLDPGDPLPITVQVTVPKTPKKLDLFLLQDLSGSFGDDISTVQGLVPSFASSVKSIVPDTLFGVGSFVDKPINPFGSSGDYVYKTELALSSSEAALQKTIDRLTSKSGNDGPESQLEALLQTALRASSEVGFRNDAFKVVVLSTDAEFHQAGNFDSQPANNGDAVLDGSPEGTGEDYPKILQVKDALQAANIIPIFAVTSDAKSFYEDLVSDFGFGSVVNLSSDSSNLVNAITAGLSEAFRDITLTAVSDDYGYVQSIVPPSFTDVPQGNSRIFTVNLLADGVGDANDTLGLVAAGFDDTKVNLTIGKSVPEPSAILALLVFSSFGATSVLKRKQQQKATAKT; from the coding sequence ATGATCCTAAATCCGATAAAAAACCTGTCTAAATTGGCAATGAGTGTTGTATGTTCATTTGGGATAGCTGGACTGTTTACACCATCTGAGGCTCGTGCCGCCAGCTTGATCACAAATGTGACCCCATCAGGAGGTTTGGCAGAACCAGGTCGCTATGACGTATTTTTAGATCCTGGTGACCCCCTGCCTATTACCGTGCAGGTGACTGTACCCAAAACGCCTAAAAAGCTGGACTTATTCTTGCTACAAGACCTTTCCGGTTCTTTTGGTGATGATATCTCTACGGTGCAAGGTCTAGTACCAAGTTTTGCTAGCTCCGTCAAAAGCATTGTTCCTGATACCCTATTTGGTGTAGGCTCCTTCGTTGACAAGCCAATTAACCCGTTTGGTAGCTCTGGTGATTACGTGTATAAAACAGAGCTAGCCTTAAGCAGTAGCGAAGCTGCCTTGCAAAAAACTATTGATAGACTCACTAGTAAGAGTGGTAATGATGGTCCTGAATCACAGCTAGAAGCACTGCTGCAAACAGCACTCCGAGCTAGTAGTGAAGTTGGTTTCCGCAATGATGCATTTAAGGTGGTTGTTTTATCAACAGATGCTGAATTCCACCAAGCTGGTAATTTTGACTCCCAACCTGCAAATAACGGAGATGCTGTTCTCGACGGTAGTCCAGAAGGGACTGGCGAAGACTATCCCAAGATTCTGCAAGTTAAAGATGCATTACAGGCTGCTAACATTATTCCGATTTTTGCAGTTACCTCAGATGCAAAATCTTTCTACGAAGATTTGGTCAGTGATTTCGGATTCGGCTCGGTTGTAAATCTGTCATCAGATAGTTCCAATTTGGTGAATGCAATCACCGCAGGTTTGTCAGAAGCCTTCCGTGACATTACTCTCACTGCTGTAAGTGATGACTATGGTTACGTGCAAAGCATTGTACCACCTTCATTCACTGACGTGCCACAAGGTAACAGCCGAATCTTCACTGTTAACTTACTGGCTGACGGTGTTGGTGATGCAAATGATACTCTCGGTCTAGTTGCTGCTGGATTCGATGACACAAAGGTTAATCTTACTATTGGTAAATCTGTACCAGAGCCTTCTGCTATATTAGCGTTGCTAGTATTCAGTTCTTTCGGCGCTACTTCAGTACTCAAGCGCAAACAACAACAAAAAGCTACAGCTAAAACATAA
- the atpD gene encoding F0F1 ATP synthase subunit beta, with protein MVTTAEKTNIGYITQIIGPVVDVKFPGGKLPQIYNALKIVGTNESGQEINITVEVQQLLGDNQVRTVAMSSTEGLVRGFEVTDTGAPITVPVGKATLGRIFNVLGEPVDNRGPVNAEASLPIHRSAPKFTDLETKPSVFETGIKVVDLLTPYRRGGKIGLFGGAGVGKTVIMMELINNIATQHGGVSVFAGVGERTREGNDLYNEMIESGVINNENLNESKIALVYGQMNEPPGARMRVGLSGLTVAEYFRDVNKQDVLLFIDNIFRFVQAGSEVSALLGRMPSAVGYQPTLGTDVGELQERITSTTEGSITSIQAVYVPADDLTDPAPATTFAHLDGTTVLSRGLAAKGIYPAVDPLGSTSTMLQPNIVGDEHYNTARAVQSTLQRYKELQDIIAILGLDELSEEDRLIVARARKVERFLSQPFFVAEVFTGSPGKYVKLEDTIKGFQKILSGELDALPEQAFYLVGDINEAIAKAEKIKG; from the coding sequence ATGGTCACAACCGCAGAAAAAACAAACATTGGCTACATTACCCAAATCATTGGCCCAGTTGTAGACGTTAAATTTCCCGGCGGGAAATTGCCACAAATCTACAACGCTTTGAAAATCGTTGGCACCAACGAAAGTGGACAGGAAATCAACATCACCGTTGAAGTACAGCAACTGCTGGGCGACAACCAAGTGCGGACTGTTGCGATGAGTTCCACCGAAGGCTTAGTGCGCGGTTTTGAAGTCACCGATACAGGCGCTCCCATTACCGTGCCAGTTGGTAAAGCCACTTTGGGACGGATTTTCAACGTCCTTGGCGAACCTGTGGATAACAGGGGGCCTGTAAATGCTGAAGCAAGTTTACCCATCCACCGCTCTGCTCCCAAATTCACCGACCTGGAAACTAAACCTTCCGTGTTCGAGACTGGGATTAAAGTTGTTGACCTTCTGACTCCCTATCGACGCGGTGGTAAGATTGGTCTGTTCGGCGGTGCTGGTGTTGGTAAAACCGTTATCATGATGGAATTGATCAACAACATTGCTACCCAGCATGGTGGAGTATCCGTATTTGCTGGCGTGGGTGAGCGCACCCGTGAAGGCAATGACCTCTACAACGAAATGATTGAGTCTGGGGTTATCAATAACGAAAACCTCAACGAATCAAAAATTGCTCTAGTCTACGGTCAAATGAACGAACCACCCGGAGCTAGAATGCGGGTTGGTCTTTCGGGATTAACAGTAGCAGAGTACTTCCGGGATGTGAACAAGCAGGATGTGCTGCTGTTTATTGACAACATCTTCCGGTTTGTGCAAGCAGGTTCGGAAGTATCCGCACTACTGGGACGGATGCCTTCTGCGGTAGGATATCAGCCCACATTGGGAACCGACGTAGGTGAACTGCAAGAGCGGATTACCTCGACAACAGAGGGTTCCATTACCTCCATTCAGGCAGTGTATGTACCTGCGGATGACCTCACCGACCCCGCACCTGCTACCACCTTCGCCCACTTGGATGGTACAACAGTACTGTCTCGCGGTTTGGCAGCTAAAGGAATTTATCCCGCAGTTGACCCCCTTGGTTCCACTTCCACCATGCTCCAGCCAAACATTGTAGGTGACGAACACTACAATACTGCTCGTGCGGTGCAATCAACTCTACAACGTTATAAAGAACTCCAAGACATTATCGCCATTCTCGGTTTGGATGAATTGTCTGAAGAAGACCGTCTAATCGTGGCGCGGGCGCGGAAAGTTGAGCGCTTCTTGTCTCAGCCGTTCTTTGTGGCAGAAGTATTTACCGGTTCTCCTGGTAAGTATGTCAAGTTGGAAGATACCATCAAAGGCTTCCAAAAAATTCTGTCTGGTGAGTTGGATGCTCTGCCAGAACAGGCTTTCTACTTGGTTGGCGATATTAACGAAGCGATCGCTAAAGCTGAAAAAATCAAAGGTTAG
- the atpC gene encoding ATP synthase F1 subunit epsilon, whose amino-acid sequence MTLTVRVISPDKTVWDAPAEEVVLPSTTGQLGILTGHAPLLTALDTGVMRVRGAKNQNWEAIALLGGFAEVEENEVTILVNGAERGDKINLDEARTAYNQAEARLSQVSADDRQAQIQANQAFKRARARFQAAGGLV is encoded by the coding sequence ATGACATTAACCGTTCGTGTAATTTCCCCAGACAAAACAGTATGGGATGCCCCAGCTGAAGAAGTAGTTTTACCTAGCACCACTGGTCAACTAGGTATCCTCACTGGACACGCACCACTTTTAACCGCCCTGGATACTGGTGTAATGCGAGTTCGCGGCGCGAAAAATCAGAATTGGGAAGCGATCGCCCTTTTGGGTGGCTTTGCCGAAGTCGAAGAAAATGAAGTGACAATTCTGGTTAACGGCGCTGAACGTGGCGACAAAATTAACCTTGATGAAGCTCGTACTGCTTACAACCAAGCAGAAGCGCGTCTAAGTCAAGTGTCAGCAGATGATCGCCAAGCCCAAATCCAGGCAAATCAAGCCTTCAAACGCGCCCGCGCTCGGTTTCAAGCGGCTGGCGGTTTGGTCTAA
- a CDS encoding SPFH domain-containing protein, whose translation MKSFSSLLGTRKQNKVARLAASIVATLAMAAPTSLTNTGSIHSANATSAKTTTASVQLNQTKPNISQLQISRTQYQAAGIDPFVLIPIVLVGGLVIFVPLFCGGLVVIGEREVGIVVRKFTLSGRGLPAGSLIALNGEAGLQADTLAPGWHWGYWPWQYSVKKESVIVVPQGEIALIVAADGASNPPERILGKIVGCDNFQDARKFLTEGGEKGRQMGFLTAGTYRINTALFKVIMAANASAHGMTPEQLRVYSLASDKVGIVTTLDGLPISAGELAGPIIDGHDNFQNGQKFINGGGRRGLQEQTLLSGSWNLNPWFVQVEQVPMTEIPIGYVGVVISFVGKAHQDVSGAAFTHGNLVNPGHKGVWVEPLYPGKHPINSRIMKMELVPTTNIVLNWSDRTERHSYDAQLASLTVRSRDGFAFDLEVAQIIHVGALDAPKVISRVGAMQNLVDHVLEPTIGNYFRNSAQDYTVLDFLTARSERQSEAAEYIKTALRAYDVQAIDTLIGDIQPPASLMQTQTDRKIAEEERKTYEVQQMAQTQRQQLVRETALADIQQEMVKSEQSVHIADLKAQAQIKQATGEAEGTKLRAIAEAEGIRATGNAKAETYRAGVEALGSQGYTAMQLMQIIGDRNVRLIPDVLVGSNGSNNGLVDGLLSMILWNQTGKGELTPTPLHPQPVVTKTQPTPENGHPPIVVNFPVDK comes from the coding sequence ATGAAAAGCTTTTCATCTTTACTTGGTACTCGTAAACAAAATAAGGTAGCTCGTCTTGCAGCATCTATCGTAGCAACGTTAGCGATGGCTGCGCCAACGTCTTTGACGAACACTGGTAGTATCCACTCTGCCAATGCCACGTCTGCAAAAACAACTACTGCATCAGTCCAGCTAAATCAGACCAAACCAAATATTTCTCAGTTACAAATTAGCAGGACTCAATATCAAGCTGCTGGAATTGATCCTTTCGTACTAATCCCCATCGTCCTTGTCGGGGGTTTAGTTATATTTGTCCCTCTATTCTGTGGCGGACTTGTAGTAATTGGCGAGCGTGAAGTCGGTATTGTAGTTAGGAAATTTACCCTTTCCGGGCGCGGGCTGCCCGCCGGCAGTTTGATTGCCCTCAACGGCGAAGCTGGCTTACAGGCAGATACTTTAGCTCCTGGTTGGCATTGGGGTTATTGGCCTTGGCAGTATTCTGTAAAGAAAGAATCGGTAATTGTGGTTCCCCAAGGGGAAATCGCTTTGATTGTGGCGGCAGATGGCGCATCCAACCCACCAGAGCGGATTTTGGGTAAAATTGTTGGTTGCGATAACTTCCAAGATGCTCGGAAATTCCTTACTGAAGGTGGTGAAAAAGGGCGGCAAATGGGTTTTCTTACGGCTGGTACGTACCGGATTAACACCGCCCTATTTAAAGTGATCATGGCAGCAAATGCCAGCGCTCATGGCATGACTCCAGAACAGTTGCGGGTTTACAGTCTGGCATCTGACAAAGTTGGCATTGTCACTACCTTAGATGGTTTACCAATCTCTGCTGGTGAACTTGCAGGCCCCATAATTGACGGACACGACAACTTCCAAAATGGCCAGAAATTTATTAATGGCGGTGGACGGCGAGGTTTACAAGAACAGACTTTGCTTTCCGGTTCTTGGAACTTGAACCCTTGGTTTGTCCAGGTTGAGCAAGTACCCATGACCGAAATTCCCATTGGGTATGTGGGTGTGGTAATTTCTTTCGTGGGTAAAGCACATCAAGATGTCAGTGGTGCAGCTTTTACCCACGGTAACTTAGTGAATCCTGGACATAAGGGCGTGTGGGTCGAACCGCTATATCCTGGTAAGCACCCGATTAATTCTCGGATTATGAAGATGGAACTGGTGCCAACGACCAATATCGTCTTAAATTGGTCAGATCGCACCGAACGTCACAGCTATGATGCTCAACTGGCTTCCTTGACAGTGCGATCGCGTGATGGGTTTGCCTTTGATTTAGAAGTAGCACAAATTATCCATGTAGGTGCTTTAGATGCTCCGAAGGTAATTTCTCGCGTTGGTGCAATGCAAAATCTGGTAGACCATGTATTAGAACCAACTATTGGTAATTATTTCCGCAACTCAGCCCAAGACTATACTGTACTAGACTTTCTCACCGCTCGGAGTGAACGACAATCTGAGGCTGCTGAGTATATTAAAACAGCATTGCGGGCTTATGACGTGCAAGCGATCGACACTCTAATTGGTGATATTCAGCCACCAGCGTCATTAATGCAGACACAGACAGACCGGAAAATTGCCGAAGAAGAACGCAAGACTTATGAAGTCCAGCAGATGGCGCAAACCCAACGGCAGCAGCTTGTCCGGGAAACAGCATTGGCGGATATTCAGCAAGAAATGGTGAAATCGGAGCAGAGTGTACATATTGCTGACCTAAAAGCCCAAGCCCAAATTAAGCAGGCGACTGGTGAAGCTGAGGGTACGAAACTCCGGGCAATTGCTGAGGCTGAAGGTATTCGAGCCACAGGTAACGCCAAAGCTGAAACCTACCGCGCTGGTGTGGAAGCTTTGGGTTCACAAGGTTATACAGCAATGCAACTAATGCAGATTATCGGCGATCGCAATGTCCGCTTGATTCCAGATGTCTTAGTTGGCAGTAACGGTAGCAATAACGGCTTAGTGGATGGGCTACTATCTATGATTTTATGGAATCAAACTGGTAAGGGTGAATTGACACCAACACCTCTGCATCCACAACCAGTAGTTACCAAAACACAACCAACCCCAGAAAACGGTCATCCACCGATAGTTGTGAATTTTCCTGTAGATAAGTAA